One Drosophila subobscura isolate 14011-0131.10 chromosome U, UCBerk_Dsub_1.0, whole genome shotgun sequence DNA window includes the following coding sequences:
- the LOC117902769 gene encoding leucine-rich repeat-containing protein egg-6: MLPLLLLLLATISPSWQEGNETLSYLTKAGCEALIKDPSLCECQDQDIKCETLQVNSDSEKLYSISCHIFDARGFGYIPPLKVGNIGSLTIQNCALPNAHSIPNLITKLGITNYTELEVFNFFDPKKTDRAEVLQQHYTNLPGLSKLTILGFKSTLPADFFKNVFELKHLSLKGYSDLPATILHPLTNLTKLNIVIKNIQKVASQIFAKQSKLKHLVIDCDVKNSSVEMSAFASDELWHMTDLQSFELFNCGDNVPTDLFWKSEHLAYIGIRSNISYLHKDFLQAQKRLLTLRLERNNIARLPDQLFYYTPMLLEIHLAFNNLDRIQSGLFDKLKQLQVLNLEHNPITTISPTAFNTLSSHIYVGKLYPMAETAVWARTTNATICEEEYIYGVCIYCKRDEYIDHFADKENCNKPTLKAKEILAKKAQEIQLKLSSTPQEEYLED; this comes from the exons ATGTTgcctttgcttctgctgctcctggccacAATCTCTCCGTCGTGGCAAGAGGGAAATGAAACACTTAGCTACCTGACGAAGGCTGGCTGTGAGGCCTTGATCAAAGATCCCAGTCTGTGCGAGTGTCAGGATCAGGACATCAAGTGTGAGACTCTTCAGGtgaacagcgacagcgaaaaGCTATACAGCATTAGCTGCCACATCTTCGATGCCAGGGGATTTGGCTATATACCACCCTTGAAAGTGGGCAACATTGGATCGCTGACCATTCAGAACTGTGCCCTTCCCAATGCCCACAGTATTCCTAACCTGATCACTAAGCTGGGAATCACCAACTACACGGAGCTGGAGGTATTCAACTTTTTTGATCCCAAGAAGACCGATCGGGCGGAGGTGTTGCAGCAGCACTACACAAATCTACCGGGCCTGTCGAAGCTCACCATTCTGGGCTTCAAGTCCACGCTGCCCGCCGACTTTTTCAAGAATGTGTTCGAACTGAAGCATCTGTCGCTGAAGGGTTACAGCGATCTCCCAGCCACCATCCTGCATCCCCTGACCAATCTGACCAAGCTGAACATCGTGATCAAGAACATACAGAAAGTGGCCAGCCAGATCTTTGCCAAGCAATCGAAACTCAAGCATCTGGTGATCGATTGCGATGTGAAGAACAGCAGCGTCGAGATGTCCGCCTTTGCCTCTGACGAGCTCTGGCACATGACCGACCTGCAGTCCTTTGAGCTCTTCAACTGCGGCGACAATGTGCCGACAGATTTGTTCTGGAAATCCGAACACTTGGCCTACATAGGCATTCGCAGCAACATCAGCTATCTGCACAAAGACTTTCTCCAGGCCCAGAAGCGACTGCTCACCCTTCGCCTCGAGAGGAACAATATTGCACGACTGCCGGATCAGCTGTTCTACTACACGCCCATGCTTTTGGAGATACATTTGGCATTTAACAACTTGGATCGCATTCAATC TGGTCTCTTCGACAAGTTGAAACAGCTTCAGGTGCTCAATCTGGAGCATAATCCGATAACTACCATCTCGCCGACAGCCTTTAATACCTTATCATCGCACATTTATGTGGGAAAGCTGTACCCGATGGCGGAGACAGCGGTCTGGGCACGAACAACGAATGCCACCATCTGCGAGGAGGAGTACATCTATGGGGTGTGCATCTACTGCAAGCGAGACGAGTACATTGACCACTTCGCCGACAAGGAGAACTGCAACAAGCCCACCCTGAAGGCCAAGGAAATCCTGGCCAAAAAGGCCCAAGAAATCCAACTGAAATTGAGCTCAACGCCACAAGAGG